One segment of Phaeacidiphilus oryzae TH49 DNA contains the following:
- a CDS encoding AAA family ATPase — protein sequence MLVWINGPFGGGKTQTAYELHRRLPGSVVCDPEHVGFGLHRMTPRELRRDFQDLPAWRQGVRQVLERVLTAQPERTVLAPMTLVRAEYFDEIVGALRAEGHQVRHFALLAERETVLKRLRERGLGHLVRIAGGRDAPLRRESFAVARLDDCLERLRDERFAEHIRTDRLSVAQVAEKIAASAGLPISPDRDGPVRGPLRRAWTGLRHIRLD from the coding sequence ATGCTGGTGTGGATCAACGGCCCCTTCGGCGGCGGCAAGACGCAGACCGCGTACGAGCTCCACCGGCGGCTGCCCGGCAGCGTCGTCTGCGATCCGGAGCACGTCGGCTTCGGCCTCCACCGGATGACGCCGCGGGAGCTCCGCCGCGACTTCCAGGACCTGCCGGCCTGGCGGCAGGGCGTCCGCCAGGTGCTGGAGCGGGTCCTCACCGCGCAGCCGGAGCGGACCGTCCTCGCCCCGATGACCCTGGTGCGGGCGGAGTACTTCGACGAGATCGTCGGCGCCCTGCGCGCGGAGGGCCACCAGGTGCGGCACTTCGCGCTGCTGGCCGAGCGGGAGACGGTGCTGAAGCGGCTGCGCGAACGCGGCCTCGGGCACCTGGTGCGGATCGCCGGCGGAAGGGACGCGCCGCTGCGGCGGGAGAGCTTCGCGGTGGCCCGGCTGGACGACTGCCTGGAGCGGCTGCGGGACGAGCGCTTCGCCGAGCACATCCGCACCGACCGGCTGAGCGTCGCCCAGGTCGCCGAGAAGATCGCCGCCTCCGCCGGACTGCCGATCTCCCCGGACCGGGACGGGCCGGTCCGCGGCCCCCTCCGGCGCGCCTGGACCGGCCTGCGCCACATCCGCCTCGACTGA